GCGATAGCCACATTGTTAATGGGTGTTTTTGCAAGGTATCCATTTGCACTCGCTCCTGGAATGGGGTTAAATGCATACTTTACCTATGGTGTTTGTTTAGGAATGGGAATTGATTGGAGAGTTGCCTTAGGAGCAGTATTTATATCTGGGATATTGTTTGTAATTTTAACACTTACAAAAATAAGAACAATGATATTTAACGCAATTCCAAATGCTATAAAATATGGAACTGCTGTTGGTATTGGTTTGTTTATTGCATTTATTGGTTTGAAAAATGCTGGAATTATTGTTGAAAGTAAAGCAACATTGGTTACATTAGGTAATTTATTAGAACCATCAACATTACTGGCAATGTTTGGAATATTTTTAACAGGGATTTTACTTTGTAGAAGAATTGTTGGGGCTATTTTGTGGGGAATAATAATTACTGCGTTGATTGGGATGATTTTAGGAATAACACCCTTCCCAGATGGAATAGTTTCAATGCCTCCATCAATAGAACCAACATTTATGAAATTGGATGTTGTGGGGGCCTTAAATTTAGGATTACTAACTATAGTATTGTCATTCTTCTTTGTTGATTTATTCGATACATTGGGGACATTGAGTGCTTTGAGTTCACAGGCAGGTTATTTAAAGGATGGAAAACTACCAAGGGCTGAGAGAGCATTAATGTCAGATTCTCTTGGAACAGTTATTGGCTCAATTTTAGGAACATCAACAGTAACCACATACATAGAATCTGCCGCAGGAATTGCAGTTGGAGGAAGAACTGGCTTTGTTTCAATAATTGTGGCTTTACTGTTTTTGTTGGCTTTATTCTTTTATCCTATTGTAAAGGTAATCCCAACCTACGCAACAGCGTCAGCATTGGTTGTTGTTGGGGCATTAATGATGACTTGTGTAAAATACATAGATTGGGACGACATTTCAGAGGCAATTCCTGCATTTATAACATTAATATCAATTCCATTGACTTTCAGTATAGCAACTGGTTTAGCACTGGGCTTTATAACTTACCCAATATTAAAAGTATTTAGTGGAAAAGCAAAAAAAGTTCATTGGCTCGTTTATGTATTGGCAGTAGCTTTTGCCTTAAGATTTGTCTACCTTTCTGGATAAATTATAAAAATTCTTTTTTTTGAAAACTAATTTTACAGTATTATTTTTTTTGTAAAGTATTAAATTTGATGCTCGATAACGTAAAAACCATTAATATTAAAATATTAAAAGATAAAAATTATTAATAGTGGTGGAAAAATGAACTCTTATTATGATACAATTCCAAATTTTAAATATTGGGATGTAGAGGCATGGAAAGAATATATTCAAAATTATATCGTCCCAATTTATGAAAATACAAAATATCTTTTAGAACTTAAAGATAAACTTTATTTTTATGTAGATATGTCCTTAGAAATGGTAAATCAATGTGAGAAAAAGATACTACCTTTCTTTGTTGGAGATATTGATGAAAATGGAAATTATAAAGAAAATAGCCTTGCAAGATTAATTTATTTAATGTTTGGAATATATGTTGAACCAAAGGAATTTGCTAACACTATAAAAGAACTTGGAGAAGAGGGATTAAAAGATATTAAAATAAAATCTAAAAACAAAGATGAATGGGCATTTATTAAGTTTTTAGAGGAGATGTATAATTATAGTTCAGAGATTATTGAAAAATTGAAAATTGATATTCAAACATCTATTAAGATTGATGATATAATACAAAACCCAGATAAAATTTTAGACATTTTAAAGGAACTTTATAAAGTATGCGTTTCTTTTAGTGCGAATTATAATTATTACACATTCTTTGTTATAAGTTCTTATGGAATCCATTGGAAATATTTAGTTTCAGCATATCCAAAATTAAATGAGCATTTTGGGGAGATAAAAGAATTTTTAGGATTTTGTCCTATGTTTGTTCCAGATG
This Methanocaldococcus sp. DNA region includes the following protein-coding sequences:
- a CDS encoding NCS2 family permease, whose amino-acid sequence is MLEKIAEYFEFEKYNTNFRIETLAGITTFMTMAYIIFVNPQILSATGMDFGAVMAVMVATCISSAIATLLMGVFARYPFALAPGMGLNAYFTYGVCLGMGIDWRVALGAVFISGILFVILTLTKIRTMIFNAIPNAIKYGTAVGIGLFIAFIGLKNAGIIVESKATLVTLGNLLEPSTLLAMFGIFLTGILLCRRIVGAILWGIIITALIGMILGITPFPDGIVSMPPSIEPTFMKLDVVGALNLGLLTIVLSFFFVDLFDTLGTLSALSSQAGYLKDGKLPRAERALMSDSLGTVIGSILGTSTVTTYIESAAGIAVGGRTGFVSIIVALLFLLALFFYPIVKVIPTYATASALVVVGALMMTCVKYIDWDDISEAIPAFITLISIPLTFSIATGLALGFITYPILKVFSGKAKKVHWLVYVLAVAFALRFVYLSG